The genomic window AGAAATGATTAAATGACTTGTTGAATGCTTGGACAGATGCAAAATGACCAAATGGCAAGGTATGTACCTATACTGCACTTTAAATTGCCTTATATGTAAATTTGGTATGTTAAGTAATTGAATTAAGACTTACGAAAGCATGCTAGTATAGGAGATTGGATTGGATGCCAAAGTATGTTAATGTCTGATCTCGTATGATTGAACATGATTTATACGATCCATGTATGCCATATGCCATGTTAGAATAGGTATTTTGGCAAGAAATCACGAAAGGGTATGTGTATTTGAGTGTTAAAGTGTTATATGCTAAAGCTGCATATGTTCTGTAATATACTGGACTTTATCTTTGTGACGAGCCTCAACGACGTGGCAATGAGAACCCGTCGTCAGGATGTTGTTGTCATGTCTTTGAGACGAGATTTCCCTTCCAAGCAATGTCATGACGTGATTTTTCGCGTCGCATCGACATGGTTACTGAATGAACTAGACATGTTTTGTTAACTTTACAATTAAGTCTTGATTTCTAAGCAATGCAAATGGAGGCCTTAAACACCAcgaaatattttgaaaatttacatgaCAAGGTTTTGTACGTTGAATTGTAAAATGCTatcttcaatttcataaaaaagttTACCgagatattttttttaatttacattttagttattaaactttatttttaatttttttattatcgtTTTTAACTGGATTTTTCATATATGGTTTAAAATAAAATTCCCATGGAActtttttgattaatttaatgaattatgaGTATTTTGCATATATTTtgtaaattgacatttttacccctaatattattATGTTGTACTGTGATAGACGAAGCATGTTTTAGGCTTTGTATGGTTAAAATTACTTGACTATGTAGGTATTTGATTGGTATGATGAGTGGTTTGTGGTGTGATTGGTGATTGGTAAGGAGAGTCATGTAAGTGGATAATGTGATGTTTCGGGTTCGAGTCGATTCATCTTGGTTGAGTTTAGGGCGCCACAATACTATTTAAGTTTATTTGTGTAGAAGTAATTATTAGTTTAAGCTAACCTCCCTTGGATAAGACCCTCGAAGTACTCTTAGTACTTCATTGTGctaacaaactatattacaatttgacctgtacACTTGCAGACACCGCCTAATTTCCTATATTTTGTAGCAATATACACTCTATCGACGTTAGCCCGTAGGGAGACGATCAAACAGCCACTCACAGCCAATGTTATTCTAGCCCGTTATGCAGGACCTAATCCAACAACTTATTAATTTGCTAAATATTGGAAAGAGCGGAATGACTTAGCCAGAATTTGCCTACACAAGGCAAGTAGGCGCAATAAGAAGTGGGCTGATCAGAATCACAGAGATGTGCAGTTTTAGGTTGGTGACTCAGTTCTTGCTAAATTGCACTTGATTTTGCGCTATATTGGCTTGGACAAGGGGCTTGTGCAACAGTAtgagagacatttcagagttctgAAGAGAGTAGGCGAGTGACTTACAAGCTAGAGTTGCCAGCAAAACTAAGGTTCATTTGGTGTTCATGTTCATTTGGTGTTCCATGTCAGGATGCTTAAGCCTTTTCATGAGGATCAAGAGGATCCAAATTGAGGCAAATCTGAATGAGCACCAATGGTGTAAATGTCTCCTATGACCGTGATGTCGAGTGCATCATGATTGAGTGATCCGACGAAAGTATTATAGGCTGAGGCTTTATGAAATTTCTAATAGAAGATAGATCAATTCCATACCGAGGATGTGACGAAGGCGTAGTGAGAACAGGtgagggagaatgtcacgggtcGCACAAAGGAGCCTGCAATTGATGCACACATTTCAGATGCTTCATGTTCCCTTGGGGTCATTTGGCCCGACAAGACTGACCCATTGCTTGGAAGAGTCTCAACGCCCATCTACTTAGATCCTAGTTAAAATGTAAACACTTCAGTAAATTGTATTTTACCTGGATAATTATTGTAAATCTTAAAGGATAAGCATGTATAGAATTTAAGTCTATTAGGACTCTCTTATTGTAGATGGGAACCAATCTCAACTATTGATGTAATTCAATCTGTATCGTTGGATCTGGGAAAGCTCAACTATATATAGAGTCATCCTTGTTCATTTGTAATCATTTCATTCTTGAGTTAAAGAATACTTTGAcaacatttactcaaacacttggtttGCACTAATATTCTTTTAGCTTTTCTGTTCGTTCGTGGTTTCTTTCTCTTTCGAGTTTGCTTCTGCTTTGCTTCAGTGACTTAGAGAATTTCTACATGAATTTTCAGTTTTCGAGAGTAAGGATAACTTAGGcagatttgaacccaagaaatTGCCTAAGGCTGTGCGATTTGCCAGACTAAAGTTCTAGCACCGTGACACTAACATGTAGTATAAACATGAGAACGTAGGTACCTCTTTGTCTAATAATGCCCATAACCACACTAGTCTGCTTCAAGATTGACCTTATAAAAACCAAGTTGTACCATGCATAGAGAGGGTTTAGTCTCCTTAACCTAAAATGTGAGATACTTACATATTAAGAAACACGATACTTATTAGCAACATGTTCATTAGTAGTGAGTCTCTCCATAACAATCTTACATAAGATGTGTTCAGTTGCCATCTTGTTAGTAGTTTTTCTGTACCAAATTATGTTAAACCATTAGTAGCTTTCTTTAACTATTGTCGAAACTAACAAATAACGAGTGTTCTTCGACACCCCATTTACACACTCTACAAGGATAGATGTCATATGCCTATATTATTGGCTTTCATCGTATGATTGCACACACTGCTTTGATCAAAGGATTTCCATTAATGTTCATGCTTTTTTGTCCACTGCTTTGATAAGGTTTACCATTTTGATAGGATTTGGGATGAATTAACTTATACACTATTCAACATAATATATTTACAATCCCATAATAACATATTACACacaacatattcaaatttatgaaattaatggtATGTACCTACATTTACTAGTTGTCACATCAGTTTTTATTCTGGAATCCCTATGAAGTTATGGGTGATATGTCAAATATATAATACATGACATGCTTGTGGTTACCCCAAACATTCCCTGAATTTCGCATTGTAGCCAAAATTCTTGCGGCTTCGTCAGATATCAAACATAACCCCTTAATATTCCAGGCCATATATAATCACAAACATGTTAGAAAGAATGCCCAAGCCTCCTCCATCTCTTGCCCTACCAAGGAAAAAGCGGATCAATGTTTTTATTCCAATCCTAAGAAACAACCAACAATTTCTTCTTGTATTACCATAGAATGTGTCGTTTATTTGGGCAATGGGTTTAAAGTCTAAAAAACTTCAATAAGCAGCTTGAATGTCTACAATAGACGATAAAACATGTGTTCCTTCAAAAAAATTAGTACCAGAATATGTGGAATCATTTCCATTTCGAATATTATATCAAAAGCATGTTCCTAAGCCATATCTCCCCAACCATGTAGCTAGTTGTACGATACACCCGGTCATCATATAATCACTTCGTAAACTTTTATTTCACCTACCATGCTTTCTTGTATGAGATGGAATAAAGATATCTGCTTTGAATCTTGAGAATTAAAACTACAACGGGCATGAGCAGATTTGATTTGAGCAATGCAATGATGGAATCACAAATTAAACTAGAATACAATTTCGAATGATCTTTAGGTACCCTTGTTGCAACGCATGTATGTGGATTGTTGTATTTGTAAATTTTCCACATATGTTTCTTTTGTATATAGGttactcgaatcaatcacattcATTCCTAGCCATATTTAATGCATTTACATGCATAACCGTTAGCATTGACTCTATGACCTTGAAATCCGATAACTCTATAATGTTGTAATCCTCAATTCTCTTCATAACACTTTTCGATGGAAAAAAGTAGACCAAATGCGAGCTCACCATTGTCATCAATAGGAGAGtaattcaaatcaaataattCGTGAGCATACACGAGAAATTCATGGCCGCAAGAGTGGACACCTAACAATGATTGTGACGCATTCGGATAGAAACTATTGGTTCGTGTTACAACTTAAAGATCATTGGTAACTACAGCTTCAACATCAACTTCTTTCTGGGCTTGAGCTTGAGCTTGGGCTCTGGCTTTAGTGAACTCACCAAAGTTATCATATGTGATTTTCCCTATCTCCAGTTTCAAGTCTTTGAAGATCATTTAGAGAAGAAGTGAGGCTAACAGGCAGGGCAGACTGTGCATCAGCAATCCAGTGGGATGAAGCTTGCCCTCTCTTCTGACCATCTAACCGCGTGGCGTGTTCCTTACTGAACCCTTTTTCCTCACCTTCAAGAACTAAGCTACGTAAGTATTCGGCATTTGCAGGCCCTGTACACTGAACCATTTTCGAGAATGCGCTTTCTCTGTTAACTAGCAGTTCCTTTGGAGTATTGTGTTCTAGAACCTGAAAAAGCAACATCAGAAGTTATCTAGTCACCAGTAATGAGTACCTTCATTTTTATTCCCCAATCCAAAGGCGACTTAATCAAGCACAGTAAAGTATATAGTTGGTAAATATTTGCCAAGTCACTCTCACAATGGAGTGAATTTTGCCTTGAAGATATCATATAGCTACAAGCAATATATTGAATGAGATGGAAATTTTGCAGAAAGGAAAAGAAGCCAGAAATATGAAGGAATAACATAAGTGAGAAGGAGCACCTGACCAGCATCAAGTACAAGAATCCGGTCACAGTCGATGATGGTATTTAGTCTGTGAGCAATAATCAGCATGGTGCAAGATTTGAATTCTTCACGAATGGTTTTCTGGATAAAAGCATCAGTCTTAACATCCACTGCCGCAGTTGCTTCATCAAGAACCAGAATCTTTGACCTTCGCAACAATGCTCGGGCAAGACACAATAACTGTCTCTGCCCAACACTAAAATTCTCCCCACCCTCCAAAACCTTGAGGCAGATgatgagaaaattatttcaaCACTTGACTTCTAGCTTtgaataatatatacataagttTCTTCATTCACAAAAGGTTGTACATATTAAAGTTTACTTTAAATACCATTAAAAGCTAAATAGACATAGAGTTCAAGCAAATATTTGCAGAAACACTtgatttcctttttattttttactatttttctatttaatacctCTGCATCCAGACGGAAAGTGTTCCTCAAGATCACATCCTTCAAATGTGCCCTTTCTAAAGCCTGCCAAAGGTCATCATCATTGTGCTCATTAAATGGATCCAAGTTTAATCGCACAGTTCCTGGATAAATTAAAAACGGCCATAAAGATGAGAAACTTTAATGTTGGATAATATTCTCTAGCAAATATTGTGACATAAAAGcacaataatttaaaacttaataCGAGCACTTGGCCGTGAACACTCAAAAGTTAAAGTGATTACCAGAAAAAAGAACAGGGGATTGTGGTATAATACTAAGAACCTTCCGCACGTCTGTCAGTCCAAATCTGGCAAGATCACAACCATCAATCAAGATTCTTCCTCGTTCCAGCTCTACAATTCGAAACAAAGCATTCAGCACGCTGGATTTCCCCGCACCAGTTCTTCCAACTATCCCTAGCTTCTCACTTGGAGAAATAATAAAGGACAATCCACACAAGACAGGTGGAAGTTCAGGTCTATAACGTAGGACAACATCCTCAAATTGAATTGACCCAGATGATGGCCAACCAGGTGGAGGACGGTGGCTCTCGATTATGTCTGGAGCCTCTGAAGGCAAATTGATATATGCACCCACACGTTCCACAGCATTCAAGCTGTTCTCGGCTTTGCTTGCCTGTCTTAAAACACCACTCAATAGCCTAGTGATATTTAATGTATAACTGAGAAGTAGGCCCATTGTTGATGCAAATGCTGCCTTGTTTTCTGCTCTTCCATTCTGCAGAACAGCGATGGTTGCTGTTAACCAAATAAGGAGGCCTCCTAGTGTTTCTAATCTTATAGCCAACCAATGATTTGAACTAGTATTTGCCAGAGTGAATCTGATATTATTATCCATGGACCTCCCAATAACATTGGCAATCCGATCATAAGCTTTGTATGCACGAATGGATGAGAAGCCATCGAATGCTTCTCTATATTGTGCATAAACAGGTGATCTGGTAATAGAATCTAAGCGTTTTACTTCACGAGATGTGCTCTGCAAAAGCAAATGGTCATTGAAATTTGTGAAGAGAATAGCTGTGCTAGAAGAAAGACAATAATCGGCAAAGAATACTTCAATGTCAAGAAACTAAGGTAGAATACTTGCTTATATACATACTGAACTAGGAAAATAAAATGGCATTTTCAGATCACAAATTGAGTGAAAATTATGATGCTGGACAGAAGTCTCAACTTTCAACCTATGTCATTTGGACATTCATTTTCCCAAAGTACCAGCGTCCAAAAAATACTCAAACATGGTATGAGGTCTGGTCCTcaaaatatatggaaaaacttAGGGTTCTATTGGATGGGCGGTGCATTTACCTCCGGTAAGGTTAAAAACAGCAGTGGCGGTTAAATTAGTTACTGTAGCTGTGAGGTAAAAGATTCCACCGCACCACACCAATCACCCATCCAAAGGCATACTTAGAAAAAATTGAGCATAAACATATACGAGGCTCACACCCCTGGGTCCAGGTAATATAGGTCTCTGgtaattaaaaagtatttttttttcttaaatttccataTGTAACTGACAATTGTGTAGCATACCTGATAATATAGATAGGCTGCATAAAACAAGATGAGAAGTGGCATTATGGCCCAAAATGAAAATATGCTCACGATGCTTATCAGCGTAAAAGTTGAAAGAAGCTGCCACAACTGATTCAAAAACACATCCATAGAAGTGGCAACATTACAATCTATATCACCTAGATCTCTTGAAAACCTATTGATTACTCGCCCAATTGGATTAGTCTGGAAAAACAACATTGGAGCTCTTAGGATGGAATTTAGCATCATATCATGCAATCTTCTGGCTGCACCGAGACTTGAAGTAATAAGCCAAAACGAGTTTGTCAGCGTCACAGTTACCTGAATCCATTTAAATGGTAAGCAACTCATTGTAATAAGcactaaaataaaagatgaaacaGCTAATACTTTATGAATCAATTTTTGGTTCTGGCAGGAAGACAGACAGACCAGAGAAAATGCCTAATATGTTATGCTGTTAAGACTTCTTGGAATTCTTCTCCATATCACTGCATTCATTGCATATTTTACAGTATATAAAAGTTATGTCCTACAAAATTACTGCTCATTTAAAAAGAGAACTTGTTCTTTGAATAATCGTATTGAAAGCAAAGCCATCGCTTTTACCTGTCTTGTTAAGATAAGCAAAGAATAAATAGATATCAATACAAACCACTTGTTAGATGCAGATAAAGATGCACCAACCTGACTAAATCCTAGAAGCGCATAAATGAGAATGTAAAATTCAGGCTTATAACTCTTTGAAGCACTCCTATCTGTCCAAAAGCGTAACCACATGCTGCTTAAAATTCTAAGAACTTCAGTTGAAAAGTAGAATGTAAAAAGTATCATAACCACCCATAGGCCTCCTATAGCATCCTTATACCTGCAAAACAGTAAAAGAAAATAGGTTCTATGCCTATCTCAAGTTGAATTGATGTGAAGTGCAGTTGATTTACATGTGAATTATGTTAAGCATCTAACCTCAAACCAATTGTCAATAGGTGGAGAAACTCGACTCAAACAAAAAATCATAGGAAATCTAATAGTTAATTGATGAGAGATAACACCACGTAACATTGTATCATTTGGTAGCTTAATAGGGGCCTACACATGGACAACCTCAtaccttttatttttaggaaacctgtgttaagattttttttttctttagtgtCATTTTAAGTAATCTCTTATTTCCAGTATCTGATTCTTTTTTCCTTTATTACGATTTGATTAgattttatttgattcttttttctaTCTCCATTGTCTATTTAAAGGGAGGACAGTTTTCATAAAATACAGAGAGCATTCCCCTAGCCTTTTTCTCTCTATTTCTTTAATAAGATGgaagaaattattaaaatcaaatttaatatgaAAAGCATGAGGTTTAGTGTACTAATGAGTATAGGGTGTTATCCTATATTACCTCATAAGAACATTCCAGCTGACCAGACCTgtttccctttcttcttgctttaCAAGTATAGCTGTCATGCCTTTCCTCCTGTTTGCAGCATTTGCATCTTTTGGAATATCATTTATCTCATTCTCAACCATCTTATTGGAATTTGGTTCTAACTTTTCCATGTCTATGTATCTTCCATCGACCTTCCCTTCTCGTTTTTCCATTTTCCCAGCATTTTCCATCAACTTCTGAAATATCCTTCCTTTTCTGGAGACTTCCTCAAAGGTACCCTCTTCTTTAATTACACCATTAGAGATAAGAAGGATGTAGTCTACATGTGGAAGAAAATGCAGCTGGTTTGTGACAAGTATTCTGGTTTTTCCTTGTAATTCTTCCTTGATACACCTGTTGAAAACCTGCAAATGACTTCAGATTAGACCATATAGCATAACCACAAGAAATCAATTTTGAGATCAAAGAAGGTTGAATGTTCAAATCCAAAAGGTTGAAAATACATTAGAAAGAAACTGGAATTGTGGAAAGAATATATGAGAATATTTGCGCTTATATTCTTTGGGTTTCCTGCTGCTATTTTTCATTTATGACTTTGGAGCTACTTTAAGCCAACTTTATTCAAAAGCTTCCTCAACCTTGCTGGAAAAGAAGTTATAGATCTGTAGTTTCCCACTGGAATCTTAGGAGtctatatatattatgtgatCTTTACATAAAAAAAGAACTATCCTCATATAAGATTTCAGCACTGCTGCTCTTATTTCTTCACCTAGGTAAATCTCATTTCTTTACCTTAACTTCTAAACCTATCAAATCTCACACAAAAACTAAAATTCTTTGGCTATGTCCACCATTTTTACCTTATTAACCCAAACACTTAGCCTCAAAACTTAGTTTTCTTCTATCCAACAGAAGCCCTAGATTCATATTAGTTTGATGCAAACCTTCATACCTCCATGTAGaatgtgaaagaaattgcatttATCAGAGTAAACAAGTTACCTGTTCTGCAACATGAGCATCAAGGGCACTTAAAGGGTCATCAAATATGTACACATCTGAATTGGAATAGACAGCTCTAGCCATGGAAACTCTCTGTTTCTGCCCACCACTTATATTCACACCTCTTTCACCAATCTCAGTGAGGTCATGATCCTGAAGGACAATGTTAAATAGTTAAGGAGACATTCCatgatagaaaaagaaattacaagatgttTTAAATCCACATAACAGGAAGGATGTCAAGATCCTGCTGTAGAGCTGTCACATCAATTGTCTTCCAATACCGTTCTAGTTGAAAGCTAGACCCAAACAAAATGTTGTCACGAAcctgttaaaataaattttaagttcatAAGCAAGCATGCTAGTAGAAAGGAAAATTTCTTAGTCAAAGAATATTGGAAGATGTAgaaatttgaaatgaaagtaCACATCAATAATGACCATAAGCAACACTGCAACTTACAGTAGCATTAAAAATCCATGAAACTTGAGGAACATAAGCAACAGTCCCTCTTATAACGACACTTGAATTTGCATCTGGAGGAAGCTCCCCTAGAATAGCCGATATAAGGGATGTTTTTCCTTCTCCAGTTCCACCAACAATTGCGAATAAGCTGCCAACCGGTACATCTATATTGATATTTGATAAAGTGGGCTTCTCTgcctgaaaaaagaaaaaaaaaatccaaattgtCTTTATCCAGAAAAGTAGCTTCTTCCAATATTAACAATGTTGAGGTTAATAAGTGCACGAGATCTTCCTCACTATAAAGCAGGAAGTAGTGCTTGGTAAATCACTAAGCTGCTATTGCTATTTCTGAATTATCGTGTCCTATGTAGTATATCCAAAGCTATAATTCTACAGTCGATCCCTTCAGACAGTACATAATATCTAACAAGTCAACTTGCTTTCCGTCTTTCCATTCAGTTACAGAGCATGAGACAAACCATATTTATCGACTGATGATTAGTAAAACCCTTCACAAGCAATATTAAATACAGAGTTCCAGTCTAGAAAGCACTTGACTCATAATTTGAGAGGTATAGAAACAAGAACAGAACTTTGAAATGACCTTTAAATCCCATGAAAAGTTTCCATTCTTAATTGAGATGGCTGGAAGCCCTGGCTGAAGAGGTGGATTTGGTGCTAGAACTCTCTCTTCAGCTAAGAAAAGCTCCTCAAGACGTTGCAACGATATATTTGCCTTTGCAACCTAAAAAACAAGTATTAGACTGTCAAGAATCCAATAGAAGCTATTTAATAACTCCATTAAGCTTAATGACTGGGGAATCTTGAAAATTGTAGCAATTACATTGCAAATAGTGATCAACTAAAAACTAAATACATACACCTTTTAAGCTTGTTTCTCATTCATTGCCGTAATATCATAAATTTTCTTAGCCATCTATCAAGTTGATGAGTGACAAACCAGTTTTATTGTCTGGCCAACAGGTTGATTGTTAAGTACTTTGATAAATCAGAACAACTAATGAAGGTACAAAAAGTTTACCACATGAAACTCAATTCTCAATAAACGAAAAATAAATACCTGAGAAACAAACTATAAAAGCTTCCCCTCCAATAAGATTTCAGCAATGAAGAATATACAGCTGTAAGCCAATTCAATTATGCTAAATATAATGATGTAAGGGGTGAAGTAAGTAAACCTGACTTAACAAATTAGGAAGACATTCCAGAGGAATTCGTAGCAATGCAAACAATGAAAGCGATGTGAATGCCCTTGCCGGTGTCAGATCCCCACCAAGCAAAGTGAACATCCCAAATGAAACTACTGTTACAACAACTGGTATGCTGTTCAATATGAACCTGTTAAACTGCAACAAAAGGcaacttattaaaac from Gossypium hirsutum isolate 1008001.06 chromosome D12, Gossypium_hirsutum_v2.1, whole genome shotgun sequence includes these protein-coding regions:
- the LOC107945207 gene encoding ABC transporter C family member 12 isoform X1, yielding MAFEPLVWYCQPVANTAWTKVVDGAFGVYTYCAINSMVISISHLVLLGLCCYRIFLIKKNSKVQRFSLSSKCYSCILGLLAGCCTIEPLLRLLMGISIFNLNGETGLAPYEATSLIIEATAWCSVLIMIRLETKSYICEFRWYVRFGIVYVLLGNIVLLNLILPVKDLFRSYAIYLSISTFFCKILFGILLLVYFPNLNPCPGYILVQNESYDDEEYKPLSGREQICPERHANFISRISFGWITPLMQQGYRRPITEYDVWKLDTWDQTETLIQKFDTCWAKENQRSKPWLLRALNNSLGRRFWWGGVIKVVFILCQYTGPILLNHLLQSIQQGDPAWFGYTYAFLMFLGVLCFILLEAQYVQNIWRVGFRLRSTLVAAIFHKSLRLTHEVRKNFPSGRITNMITTDVNALQQVCQQLHIFWSAPFSIINAMVLLYQQLGVAALLGSLILVLIVPLQTVVVSKMQKMTKQRLEWTDRRINLTNEILSAADIVKFYAWEKCFQSRVHSIRNDELSWLQRAQLLSAFNRFILNSIPVVVTVVSFGMFTLLGGDLTPARAFTSLSLFALLRIPLECLPNLLSQVAKANISLQRLEELFLAEERVLAPNPPLQPGLPAISIKNGNFSWDLKAEKPTLSNINIDVPVGSLFAIVGGTGEGKTSLISAILGELPPDANSSVVIRGTVAYVPQVSWIFNATVRDNILFGSSFQLERYWKTIDVTALQQDLDILPDHDLTEIGERGVNISGGQKQRVSMARAVYSNSDVYIFDDPLSALDAHVAEQVFNRCIKEELQGKTRILVTNQLHFLPHVDYILLISNGVIKEEGTFEEVSRKGRIFQKLMENAGKMEKREGKVDGRYIDMEKLEPNSNKMVENEINDIPKDANAANRRKGMTAILVKQEERETGLVSWNVLMRYKDAIGGLWVVMILFTFYFSTEVLRILSSMWLRFWTDRSASKSYKPEFYILIYALLGFSQVTVTLTNSFWLITSSLGAARRLHDMMLNSILRAPMLFFQTNPIGRVINRFSRDLGDIDCNVATSMDVFLNQLWQLLSTFTLISIVSIFSFWAIMPLLILFYAAYLYYQSTSREVKRLDSITRSPVYAQYREAFDGFSSIRAYKAYDRIANVIGRSMDNNIRFTLANTSSNHWLAIRLETLGGLLIWLTATIAVLQNGRAENKAAFASTMGLLLSYTLNITRLLSGVLRQASKAENSLNAVERVGAYINLPSEAPDIIESHRPPPGWPSSGSIQFEDVVLRYRPELPPVLCGLSFIISPSEKLGIVGRTGAGKSSVLNALFRIVELERGRILIDGCDLARFGLTDVRKVLSIIPQSPVLFSGTVRLNLDPFNEHNDDDLWQALERAHLKDVILRNTFRLDAEVLEGGENFSVGQRQLLCLARALLRRSKILVLDEATAAVDVKTDAFIQKTIREEFKSCTMLIIAHRLNTIIDCDRILVLDAGQVLEHNTPKELLVNRESAFSKMVQCTGPANAEYLRSLVLEGEEKGFSKEHATRLDGQKRGQASSHWIADAQSALPVSLTSSLNDLQRLETGDRENHI
- the LOC107945207 gene encoding ABC transporter C family member 12 isoform X2, which gives rise to MAFEPLVWYCQPVANTAWTKVVDGAFGVYTYCAINSMVISISHLVLLGLCCYRIFLIKKNSKVQRFSLSSKCYSCILGLLAGCCTIEPLLRLLMGISIFNLNGETGLAPYEATSLIIEATAWCSVLIMIRLETKSYICEFRWYVRFGIVYVLLGNIVLLNLILPVKDLFRSYAIYLSISTFFCKILFGILLLVYFPNLNPCPGYILVQNESYDDEEYKPLSGREQICPERHANFISRISFGWITPLMQQGYRRPITEYDVWKLDTWDQTETLIQKFDTCWAKENQRSKPWLLRALNNSLGRRFWWGGVIKSIQQGDPAWFGYTYAFLMFLGVLCFILLEAQYVQNIWRVGFRLRSTLVAAIFHKSLRLTHEVRKNFPSGRITNMITTDVNALQQVCQQLHIFWSAPFSIINAMVLLYQQLGVAALLGSLILVLIVPLQTVVVSKMQKMTKQRLEWTDRRINLTNEILSAADIVKFYAWEKCFQSRVHSIRNDELSWLQRAQLLSAFNRFILNSIPVVVTVVSFGMFTLLGGDLTPARAFTSLSLFALLRIPLECLPNLLSQVAKANISLQRLEELFLAEERVLAPNPPLQPGLPAISIKNGNFSWDLKAEKPTLSNINIDVPVGSLFAIVGGTGEGKTSLISAILGELPPDANSSVVIRGTVAYVPQVSWIFNATVRDNILFGSSFQLERYWKTIDVTALQQDLDILPDHDLTEIGERGVNISGGQKQRVSMARAVYSNSDVYIFDDPLSALDAHVAEQVFNRCIKEELQGKTRILVTNQLHFLPHVDYILLISNGVIKEEGTFEEVSRKGRIFQKLMENAGKMEKREGKVDGRYIDMEKLEPNSNKMVENEINDIPKDANAANRRKGMTAILVKQEERETGLVSWNVLMRYKDAIGGLWVVMILFTFYFSTEVLRILSSMWLRFWTDRSASKSYKPEFYILIYALLGFSQVTVTLTNSFWLITSSLGAARRLHDMMLNSILRAPMLFFQTNPIGRVINRFSRDLGDIDCNVATSMDVFLNQLWQLLSTFTLISIVSIFSFWAIMPLLILFYAAYLYYQSTSREVKRLDSITRSPVYAQYREAFDGFSSIRAYKAYDRIANVIGRSMDNNIRFTLANTSSNHWLAIRLETLGGLLIWLTATIAVLQNGRAENKAAFASTMGLLLSYTLNITRLLSGVLRQASKAENSLNAVERVGAYINLPSEAPDIIESHRPPPGWPSSGSIQFEDVVLRYRPELPPVLCGLSFIISPSEKLGIVGRTGAGKSSVLNALFRIVELERGRILIDGCDLARFGLTDVRKVLSIIPQSPVLFSGTVRLNLDPFNEHNDDDLWQALERAHLKDVILRNTFRLDAEVLEGGENFSVGQRQLLCLARALLRRSKILVLDEATAAVDVKTDAFIQKTIREEFKSCTMLIIAHRLNTIIDCDRILVLDAGQVLEHNTPKELLVNRESAFSKMVQCTGPANAEYLRSLVLEGEEKGFSKEHATRLDGQKRGQASSHWIADAQSALPVSLTSSLNDLQRLETGDRENHI
- the LOC107945207 gene encoding ABC transporter C family member 12 isoform X3, translated to MAFEPLVWYCQPVANTAWTKVVDGAFGVYTYCAINSMVISISHLVLLGLCCYRIFLIKKNSKVQRFSLSSKCYSCILGLLAGCCTIEPLLRLLMGISIFNLNGETGLAPYEATSLIIEATAWCSVLIMIRLETKSYICEFRWYVRFGIVYVLLGNIVLLNLILPVKDLFRSYAIYLSISTFFCKILFGILLLVYFPNLNPCPGYILVQNESYDDEEYKPLSGREQICPERHANFISRISFGWITPLMQQGYRRPITEYDVWKLDTWDQTETLIQKFDTCWAKENQRSKPWLLRALNNSLGRRFWWGGVIKVVFILCQYTGPILLNHLLQSIQQGDPAWFGYTYAFLMFLGVLCFILLEAQYVQNIWRVGFRLRSTLVAAIFHKSLRLTHEVRKNFPSGRITNMITTDVNALQTVVVSKMQKMTKQRLEWTDRRINLTNEILSAADIVKFYAWEKCFQSRVHSIRNDELSWLQRAQLLSAFNRFILNSIPVVVTVVSFGMFTLLGGDLTPARAFTSLSLFALLRIPLECLPNLLSQVAKANISLQRLEELFLAEERVLAPNPPLQPGLPAISIKNGNFSWDLKAEKPTLSNINIDVPVGSLFAIVGGTGEGKTSLISAILGELPPDANSSVVIRGTVAYVPQVSWIFNATVRDNILFGSSFQLERYWKTIDVTALQQDLDILPDHDLTEIGERGVNISGGQKQRVSMARAVYSNSDVYIFDDPLSALDAHVAEQVFNRCIKEELQGKTRILVTNQLHFLPHVDYILLISNGVIKEEGTFEEVSRKGRIFQKLMENAGKMEKREGKVDGRYIDMEKLEPNSNKMVENEINDIPKDANAANRRKGMTAILVKQEERETGLVSWNVLMRYKDAIGGLWVVMILFTFYFSTEVLRILSSMWLRFWTDRSASKSYKPEFYILIYALLGFSQVTVTLTNSFWLITSSLGAARRLHDMMLNSILRAPMLFFQTNPIGRVINRFSRDLGDIDCNVATSMDVFLNQLWQLLSTFTLISIVSIFSFWAIMPLLILFYAAYLYYQSTSREVKRLDSITRSPVYAQYREAFDGFSSIRAYKAYDRIANVIGRSMDNNIRFTLANTSSNHWLAIRLETLGGLLIWLTATIAVLQNGRAENKAAFASTMGLLLSYTLNITRLLSGVLRQASKAENSLNAVERVGAYINLPSEAPDIIESHRPPPGWPSSGSIQFEDVVLRYRPELPPVLCGLSFIISPSEKLGIVGRTGAGKSSVLNALFRIVELERGRILIDGCDLARFGLTDVRKVLSIIPQSPVLFSGTVRLNLDPFNEHNDDDLWQALERAHLKDVILRNTFRLDAEVLEGGENFSVGQRQLLCLARALLRRSKILVLDEATAAVDVKTDAFIQKTIREEFKSCTMLIIAHRLNTIIDCDRILVLDAGQVLEHNTPKELLVNRESAFSKMVQCTGPANAEYLRSLVLEGEEKGFSKEHATRLDGQKRGQASSHWIADAQSALPVSLTSSLNDLQRLETGDRENHI